A window from Chitinophaga filiformis encodes these proteins:
- a CDS encoding ABC transporter permease, giving the protein MLRNYFIIAWRNLLRHKVFSFINISGLSVAIAACLLILQYILFEFSYDKFHTRANAIYRVKQERYQDGALAERSARSFSALADAMKSDFPEVHNATTCFPLECIVSAAESENITRSYKMPRVLFASASFLKIFNFPIIKGRDALDEPNSLILTASTAKRFFGDADPIGKKLRVVNFNQGTDIDGFVKGVCSDIPANSHLQFEMLVSTNPKDVSWTYADNYTYVELNDNANAERLESKLPAFLAKYTSNLTGSNKVKLGLQPLTQIHLYSDLTGEPTVSGTGKLVWFMVLIAVLILMIAYINYINLSTVKAMERAREVGLRKVFGSERITLMKQFFFESLLLNFVGIVIAILIALFCHELFNQLAGVDIPMGFWTSYWFWLAFLVLLLGGALVSGIYPAYLLSGYQPVQVLKGKLPLTGAGISIRKILVVFQFAVSIALIIGTYAISRQVNYMRETNLGMNIDQTLIVDAPANKLESQGGQNFYQRINTFRTALLQSPNIKSVTAASSMPGLDILWNRPYQRRDDVSANKGNMYATFSIGPEFINQFDIKVIAGQQFSITPDQITDSAKATIPIMINESAVKAFGFQSAKDAVGKILIDKNGFGVTFEYEIVGVLQNFHQKSLKESFTPIVFRLEDGSSIEYYAAKVSAANIEKTIAYIEKSYKELFPSSPFQYAFLDEFFDRQYRTDVRFGKIFGLFSGFAIFVACLGLLGLSLFTSMQRTKEIGVRITLGASAVSIFVLLVRDFMKLILIACCIAWPLAWWGLYQWLQHYPFRIGISPLLFFIPTFIVLFIALLTVAFHTWKAGRLNPIKALKYE; this is encoded by the coding sequence ATGCTCAGAAATTATTTCATTATCGCCTGGCGGAATCTGCTCAGACATAAGGTATTCTCTTTCATTAACATATCTGGCTTATCAGTGGCAATTGCAGCCTGTCTGCTGATTCTTCAGTATATCCTGTTCGAGTTTAGCTATGATAAATTCCACACACGGGCGAATGCTATATACCGCGTAAAACAGGAGCGCTATCAGGATGGCGCACTGGCAGAACGCTCTGCCAGGAGCTTTTCAGCGCTTGCCGATGCCATGAAAAGCGATTTCCCGGAGGTGCATAACGCTACTACCTGCTTCCCGCTCGAATGCATTGTATCTGCTGCGGAATCGGAAAATATCACCCGCTCCTACAAGATGCCCCGCGTATTGTTTGCGAGTGCATCATTTCTCAAGATCTTCAATTTCCCTATCATCAAAGGCCGCGATGCCCTGGATGAACCAAATTCACTCATCCTCACAGCATCTACAGCAAAACGTTTTTTTGGTGATGCAGATCCGATCGGTAAGAAACTAAGGGTCGTGAATTTTAACCAGGGAACGGATATAGACGGCTTCGTAAAAGGCGTATGCAGCGATATTCCAGCTAACTCGCATCTGCAGTTTGAAATGCTGGTGTCCACCAATCCTAAAGATGTTTCCTGGACCTATGCAGACAATTACACCTATGTTGAATTGAACGACAACGCGAATGCAGAACGGCTGGAAAGCAAGCTGCCGGCCTTCCTCGCAAAATATACCTCCAACCTTACAGGTAGCAACAAAGTAAAGCTGGGCTTACAACCGCTTACACAGATACATCTGTATTCAGATCTCACGGGTGAACCTACCGTTAGCGGTACGGGTAAACTGGTATGGTTCATGGTATTGATCGCCGTACTGATCCTGATGATTGCATACATCAACTACATCAATCTCTCCACTGTGAAAGCCATGGAACGTGCACGGGAAGTGGGATTGAGAAAGGTGTTCGGCTCAGAGCGTATCACTTTAATGAAGCAATTCTTCTTTGAATCTTTACTGCTGAACTTCGTCGGTATCGTTATCGCTATACTTATCGCATTGTTCTGCCATGAACTGTTTAACCAGCTGGCAGGCGTGGATATACCTATGGGCTTCTGGACCAGCTACTGGTTCTGGCTGGCCTTCCTGGTATTACTGCTCGGCGGTGCATTGGTATCAGGGATCTATCCGGCTTATCTCTTGTCCGGTTATCAGCCCGTACAGGTACTGAAAGGAAAATTGCCGCTCACAGGCGCCGGTATCAGCATCAGGAAGATACTGGTCGTATTCCAGTTCGCGGTATCTATTGCACTGATCATTGGTACCTATGCCATATCACGGCAGGTAAATTACATGCGGGAAACGAATCTTGGCATGAATATCGACCAGACCCTGATCGTTGACGCACCTGCCAATAAACTGGAATCGCAGGGTGGACAGAACTTTTACCAGCGTATCAATACTTTCCGTACGGCCCTGTTACAATCGCCCAATATCAAAAGCGTGACAGCTGCTTCCAGCATGCCCGGACTGGATATCTTGTGGAACAGGCCTTATCAGCGCAGAGACGACGTATCTGCCAATAAGGGGAACATGTATGCCACCTTCTCTATCGGACCAGAGTTCATCAATCAGTTCGACATAAAGGTCATTGCGGGACAACAGTTCTCTATCACACCCGATCAGATAACTGACAGCGCAAAGGCCACCATCCCTATTATGATCAATGAATCGGCGGTGAAGGCTTTTGGTTTTCAAAGTGCGAAAGATGCAGTAGGGAAGATCCTGATCGACAAAAATGGCTTTGGCGTTACGTTCGAATATGAGATCGTAGGCGTGCTGCAGAACTTTCATCAGAAATCACTGAAAGAATCTTTTACACCCATCGTATTCCGCCTGGAAGATGGTTCGAGCATAGAATATTACGCAGCCAAAGTAAGTGCTGCCAACATAGAGAAAACCATCGCATACATCGAAAAGAGCTATAAGGAACTATTTCCCTCCAGCCCTTTTCAATATGCATTCCTGGACGAGTTCTTTGACAGGCAGTATCGTACTGATGTGCGTTTCGGAAAGATATTCGGTCTCTTCTCCGGTTTCGCCATCTTTGTTGCCTGTCTCGGCCTCCTGGGGCTATCACTGTTTACCAGTATGCAAAGAACAAAAGAGATCGGTGTGAGGATCACCCTTGGCGCGTCAGCCGTCAGCATCTTTGTGTTACTGGTGAGGGACTTTATGAAACTGATACTAATTGCATGTTGTATTGCATGGCCATTGGCATGGTGGGGGCTATACCAGTGGTTGCAGCATTATCCCTTCAGGATTGGCATCAGCCCTTTATTATTTTTTATTCCAACTTTTATAGTGCTTTTCATTGCGCTGTTAACAGTCGCCTTTCACACATGGAAAGCCGGAAGATTGAATCCGATTAAAGCCTTAAAGTATGAGTAA